Proteins encoded in a region of the Ignavibacteria bacterium genome:
- a CDS encoding T9SS type A sorting domain-containing protein, with translation MRFIRVIFILSFSIVFFQRIFAQHNPGSDCFSCHSNFKLGGTIFGDTLGISIASGIPISLVKSDGNTITLDNSNSNGNIYSLTTQDGLYQIKIGNYLSRTWHKLPELKSCNTCHITGGNGSVTRTKLFPKLHTAIPSDNNCRGCHHFPASMNLTQLRTPSVLISAHSASTVQTSQVRILSNNFSFYPNQYSITTVRPDIFDSSYYSMFDVILAVARKNNIPIEYYFDDSCKTHFITKINNVSGNYWYHFSYDAGSGNSGEIQFKRANRWDEALWRPGVWIQVVQGENLAEIRKEYIEEIQRENSQGHLIPSVRFAINPSNYKGNPPESHRITVSKEFRNVLVTPHNWRTKEFPSPYSKPFKSGVVTSLDIPLSLMDQGLLNAVTGVFYNYFAQNYIDSYYLVELGFPGIGTVHSSGRQGIVYITENGSFNTLPNGADNKLHMTCDINVIHAPDFSYWRWIELGNPYYENQEPTKIEEELINEDYNSISRGFNLYPPYPNPFNGQVNISFNIFHPGDVNISIYNLLGEKITTLLEKTVENIGIQKLEWIPDNIPSGMYIIAMKYNNNTQERNLVYLK, from the coding sequence ATGAGATTTATTAGAGTCATATTCATTCTCTCATTTTCAATTGTTTTCTTTCAACGAATATTCGCCCAGCATAATCCTGGATCAGATTGCTTTTCGTGTCACTCAAACTTCAAGCTTGGTGGTACAATATTCGGAGATACTTTGGGAATTTCCATTGCTTCGGGAATTCCGATTTCTTTAGTAAAATCCGATGGAAACACAATAACGCTTGATAATTCAAACTCAAACGGGAATATATACTCACTCACAACTCAGGATGGACTCTATCAGATTAAAATAGGGAACTATCTCAGCCGAACGTGGCATAAACTTCCTGAACTGAAAAGCTGCAACACATGTCACATTACAGGTGGTAATGGTTCTGTTACTCGAACAAAATTATTTCCAAAATTGCATACGGCAATTCCGTCCGATAACAATTGCAGAGGATGCCATCATTTCCCGGCAAGCATGAATTTAACTCAACTTAGAACTCCAAGTGTTTTGATCTCAGCTCATTCGGCATCTACTGTGCAAACTTCTCAAGTTAGAATTCTAAGTAATAATTTTTCATTCTATCCAAACCAATATTCAATAACTACAGTTCGTCCTGATATTTTCGATTCAAGTTACTATTCAATGTTCGATGTAATTCTTGCAGTTGCACGGAAAAATAATATTCCGATTGAATACTACTTTGACGATAGCTGCAAAACTCATTTCATCACAAAAATTAATAATGTTAGTGGAAACTATTGGTATCATTTTTCTTACGATGCCGGAAGCGGAAACTCAGGTGAAATTCAATTTAAACGAGCAAACAGATGGGATGAAGCTCTTTGGCGCCCTGGAGTTTGGATTCAAGTAGTACAAGGTGAAAATTTAGCAGAAATCAGAAAAGAATATATTGAAGAAATTCAAAGAGAAAATTCACAAGGGCATTTGATTCCATCTGTCAGGTTCGCAATTAATCCAAGCAACTATAAAGGCAATCCGCCTGAATCTCATCGAATTACTGTTTCAAAAGAATTTAGAAATGTTTTAGTTACTCCGCACAACTGGAGGACAAAAGAATTCCCATCGCCATATTCAAAACCTTTTAAATCCGGAGTTGTAACTTCTCTCGATATTCCATTGAGTTTGATGGATCAAGGTTTGTTAAATGCTGTTACGGGAGTTTTCTATAATTATTTTGCGCAGAATTATATCGATAGCTATTATTTGGTCGAATTAGGTTTTCCAGGAATTGGAACCGTTCACTCGTCAGGCAGGCAAGGAATAGTTTACATTACTGAAAATGGTTCGTTCAATACTTTGCCGAATGGTGCTGATAACAAACTTCACATGACTTGTGACATTAATGTGATTCATGCACCGGATTTTTCATATTGGCGATGGATAGAACTTGGAAATCCTTATTATGAAAATCAAGAACCAACAAAGATTGAAGAAGAATTGATAAACGAGGATTATAATTCAATCAGTCGTGGATTTAATTTATATCCTCCATATCCTAATCCGTTCAACGGTCAGGTAAATATTAGTTTTAATATTTTTCATCCCGGAGATGTTAATATTTCAATTTATAATTTGCTTGGAGAAAAAATCACAACTTTACTTGAAAAAACTGTTGAAAATATCGGAATACAGAAATTAGAATGGATTCCGGATAACATTCCGAGCGGAATGTATATTATAGCGATGAAATATAATAACAATACTCAAGAACGAAACTTAGTTTATCTTAAATAA
- a CDS encoding transglutaminase domain-containing protein → MKFLTSFMILLIAVKIFSQTNFPNINQEISKGNFTIAAKLIDETIQKGNLPKTEILNLEFQKEVMDRIRKDFQGTREEVIQFIKKYYPDVNDNMISKWEADGSLEFKIIDGKKFYFNNADANLFRINKIAKNQKKKIDGDKPDALDEYLKEYLPKVFEEVEKGNSRLVKPVNLKLNYTVTVKPDVVPEGEVIRCWLPFPREIGRQKSIKLLSVNSKEYVVADNKNLQRTIYIEKTAEKGVPTVFNFVVSYTAFSDMYKIDPKLIQPYLKDSDTYKKFTSERFPHIAFTSEIKNLSKQIVNDEKNPFLKAKKIFTWIDENIPWASAREYSTIENISDYCLKNMHGDCGIKTLLFMTLCRYNGIPTKWQSGWMLHPPEVNLHDWCEAYFEGYGWIPVDQLFKCCHRPVGDSSNVIILMTRLVFIST, encoded by the coding sequence ATGAAATTCTTAACATCATTTATGATTTTGCTGATCGCAGTAAAAATATTTTCGCAAACAAATTTTCCAAACATCAACCAAGAAATTTCTAAAGGGAATTTCACGATTGCAGCAAAATTAATCGATGAAACAATTCAAAAAGGAAATTTACCAAAAACTGAAATTCTCAATCTGGAATTTCAGAAAGAAGTTATGGATAGAATCAGAAAAGATTTTCAAGGTACGCGCGAAGAAGTAATTCAATTTATAAAAAAATATTATCCTGATGTAAATGATAACATGATTAGCAAATGGGAAGCTGACGGTTCGCTTGAATTCAAAATAATAGACGGAAAAAAATTTTATTTCAATAACGCCGATGCAAATCTTTTTAGAATAAATAAAATTGCAAAGAATCAGAAAAAGAAAATTGACGGCGATAAACCCGATGCTCTCGATGAATATTTAAAAGAATATCTCCCGAAAGTTTTTGAAGAAGTTGAAAAAGGAAATAGCCGATTGGTAAAACCAGTTAACCTAAAATTAAATTATACAGTTACGGTAAAACCTGATGTCGTTCCCGAAGGTGAGGTAATAAGATGCTGGTTGCCGTTTCCTCGTGAGATTGGAAGACAGAAATCAATAAAACTTCTTTCAGTAAACAGTAAAGAATATGTTGTTGCTGATAATAAAAATCTTCAAAGAACAATTTACATAGAAAAAACTGCGGAGAAAGGTGTGCCGACTGTTTTTAATTTTGTGGTTTCGTATACAGCCTTCAGTGATATGTATAAGATTGACCCAAAATTAATTCAACCATATCTGAAAGATTCAGACACTTATAAAAAATTTACATCAGAAAGATTTCCTCACATAGCATTCACCAGCGAAATAAAAAATCTATCGAAGCAAATTGTTAACGATGAGAAAAATCCGTTTCTTAAGGCAAAAAAAATTTTCACATGGATTGATGAAAACATTCCTTGGGCAAGTGCGAGAGAATATTCTACTATAGAGAATATTTCGGATTATTGTCTTAAAAACATGCATGGCGACTGTGGAATAAAAACCCTTCTGTTTATGACTTTGTGTAGATACAATGGAATTCCAACAAAGTGGCAAAGCGGATGGATGCTTCATCCTCCCGAAGTAAATTTACACGATTGGTGCGAAGCATACTTCGAAGGTTATGGTTGGATTCCGGTTGATCAATTATTTAAATGCTGTCACCGACCAGTCGGTGACAGCAGCAATGTAATCATTTTAATGACACGACTCGTTTTTATATCCACATAA